Proteins encoded in a region of the Bubalus bubalis isolate 160015118507 breed Murrah chromosome 9, NDDB_SH_1, whole genome shotgun sequence genome:
- the MADCAM1 gene encoding mucosal addressin cell adhesion molecule 1: MERGRALLLPLLLGLLQPGRGGLLEVDPPESQVAMAVGESRNFTCRMTCADGRAASVVWRGLDTSLGAVQSGAGLSILYVLNASLSAAGTRVCVGSCGDVNLQHRVRLLVFAFPDQLTVSPEAVVPGRDQEVACTAHNVTPAGPDTLSMSLLLGDRELEGVEALPNITEEPQEGEDSLFQVTQRWLLPTSETSSLRTLHCQVTMRLPGLELTRHRTIPVLQGLTSPEPPSITSSEPPTMTPAKPSITASPEPTDTTTPEPFVMKPPKPPITTSPELASTCSPTSPGPASPGAASRNSSPRPCLPEIHQSSASGALELLCEVPCGPSMAVHWTQAPGGLEAYEMREAGAQAWLSSRSTLWSGCHPEGWFQCRLDPGGHTANLYVVPEICSPTMSAALWTSSLALGLLLLVFLTYHLWKRCQPTSQ, encoded by the exons ATGGAACGGGGCCGCGCCCTCCTGCTTCCCCTCCTTCTGGGGCTGCTCCAGCCGGGCCGCG GTGGGCTGCTGGAAGTGGATCCACCTGAGAGCCAGGTGGCGATGGCCGTGGGCGAGTCGCGAAACTTCACCTGCCGCATGACCTGCGCAGACGGCAGGGCGGCCTCGGTGGTGTGGCGGGGCCTGGACACCAGTCTGGGCGCCGTGCAGTCCGGCGCGGGCCTCAGCATCCTGTACGTGCTCAACGCCTCGCTGTCTGCGGCGGGGACCCGCGTGTGCGTCGGCTCCTGTGGGGACGTGAACCTCCAGCACCGGGTGCGGCTCCTGGTGTTTG ccttCCCTGACCAGCTGACTGTATCCCCTGAGGCCGTTGTGCCAGGGAGGGACCAGGAGGTGGCCTGCACGGCCCACAACGTCACACCTGCTGGCCCTGACACCCTCTCCATGTCCCTGCTCCTGGGGGATCGGGAACTGGAGGGAGTGGAAGCCCTCCCGAACATAACTGAGGAGCCCCAGGAAGGCGAGGACTCGCTGTTCCAAGTGACCCAGCGCTGGCTGCTGCCCACCTCAGAGACCTCCAGCCTGCGCACCCTCCATTGCCAGGTGACCATGAGGCTGCCCGGCCTGGAGCTGACCCGCCACCGGACCATTCCAG tcctgcagggCCTGACCTCCCCGGAGCCCCCGAGCATCACCTCCTCAGAGCCGCCCACCATGACCCCCGCAAAGCCCAGCATCACTGCGTCCCCGGAGCCCACTGATACAACCACCCCAGAGCCCTTTGTCATGAAGCCCCCGAAGCCTCCCATCACCACCTCCCCCGAGCTGGCCTCTACCTGCAGCCCCACGAGTCCTGGCCCCGCAAGTCCTGGCGCCGCGTCCAGAAACAGCTCCCCCAGGCCGTGCCTCCCGGAGATCCACCAGTcgtcagcatcaggggctttagAGCTGCTGTGCGAGGTGCCCTGTGGTCCCAGCATGGCTGTGCACTGGACCCAGGCCCCTGGCGGGCTGGAGGCCTACGAGATGCGGGAGGCGGGGGCCCAAGCTTGGCTGAGCAGCAGGAGCACGCTGTGGTCCGGGTGCCATCCTGAGGGCTGGTTCCAGTGTCGCCTGGACCCTGGGGGCCACACAGCCAACCTGTATGTGGTCCCGGAAATCT GCTCCCCGACGATGTCAGCTGCCCTGTGGACCAGCAGCTTGGCGCTGGGGCTCCTTCTCCTGGTGTTCCTCACCTACCACCTGTGGAAACGCTGCCAGCCCACAAGCCAATGA